A genomic window from Pseudanabaena yagii GIHE-NHR1 includes:
- a CDS encoding DUF1800 domain-containing protein — protein sequence MDRIVLKGHFLRRAGFGATLDELNSDISPEMLLSTWLNESPVLNVPAPLPIVKKGKQDQSREMWRWLLKQMVNANNPLHERMVNFWRDRFVVSLRKIGRAQFLLDYEKRLRAYAMGDFQELMMQVTTSPAMLNYLDNAQNRAGKINENYSREVMELFTLGQGQYTEKDIQEGARALTGWQVKLRPEMGIADVTFVKRRHDDGVKNYLGHSGKLSTQDVVEILVNHPSTARKLAVDLWSTFAYSNPEPAIVDRLAQVYKQNNRSIRAVVAAVFNSPEFYSTKAYRSHLKTPLYFVLSSLRQLQIDADSDRVIGDLRAMGQVPYNAPSVKGWQGDQGWLTAPSLLTRLNVARQFTKEYGDDGGFKFNPDRYSAKDLVTVLLDGNGDRQLEEQFTSLSKREIAALILSSPIYQLA from the coding sequence ATGGATCGCATCGTACTGAAAGGTCATTTTTTGAGACGGGCAGGATTTGGGGCAACCCTCGACGAATTGAATAGTGACATTTCCCCTGAAATGTTGTTATCAACTTGGCTCAACGAATCACCAGTGCTGAATGTCCCTGCACCTCTACCCATAGTCAAAAAAGGTAAACAGGATCAATCGCGGGAAATGTGGCGCTGGTTATTAAAGCAAATGGTGAATGCTAATAATCCATTACATGAACGCATGGTTAACTTTTGGCGCGATCGCTTTGTGGTATCACTCCGCAAAATTGGCAGAGCGCAGTTCTTGCTAGACTACGAAAAAAGATTGCGAGCCTATGCGATGGGAGATTTTCAGGAATTGATGATGCAAGTAACTACTAGTCCCGCGATGCTCAACTATTTGGATAACGCTCAAAATCGGGCGGGCAAGATCAACGAAAACTATAGTCGTGAAGTGATGGAACTGTTTACCCTTGGGCAGGGGCAATATACTGAAAAGGATATTCAAGAGGGGGCGAGGGCATTGACGGGATGGCAGGTGAAATTACGTCCTGAGATGGGCATTGCTGATGTGACATTCGTAAAGCGCCGCCATGATGATGGAGTTAAGAATTATTTAGGACATTCAGGAAAACTCAGCACCCAAGATGTGGTGGAAATTTTAGTCAATCATCCTAGCACTGCCAGAAAATTAGCTGTCGATCTATGGAGTACCTTCGCCTATAGCAATCCTGAACCTGCGATCGTCGATCGCCTTGCACAGGTCTATAAACAGAACAATCGCAGCATCAGAGCCGTGGTTGCCGCAGTCTTCAATAGTCCCGAATTTTATAGTACCAAAGCCTACCGTAGCCATCTGAAAACACCACTCTATTTTGTTTTGAGCAGTTTGCGTCAATTGCAAATTGACGCAGATAGCGATCGCGTGATTGGTGATTTACGTGCTATGGGACAAGTACCCTACAATGCTCCGTCGGTCAAAGGTTGGCAAGGAGATCAGGGTTGGTTGACTGCGCCTTCTTTATTAACGCGGCTCAATGTCGCGCGGCAGTTTACTAAAGAGTATGGTGATGATGGGGGCTTTAAGTTCAATCCCGATCGCTACAGTGCCAAGGATTTAGTCACAGTTCTATTAGATGGTAATGGCGATCGCCAATTAGAAGAACAATTTACAAGTTTATCCAAACGCGAAATTGCAGCATTGATTCTATCTTCACCGATCTATCAACTGGCTTAA
- a CDS encoding DUF1501 domain-containing protein encodes MNRRDFLTLMSSTAAMAILAPSCTSAAQSSDRKTLVVIELAGGNDGLNTIVPYNDPNYRKLRPTIAIKDGIPISNQAAFHPALKDLKPVFDKGRMAIVQNVSYPNPNLSHFRSKEIWQSAHPQGASDTGWLARYLSDVQAKTADAIFLGEEYPLALTGDGDRYLQLSPRLAVQQRGKLGEAMRVIYNNPQGSELAEQVRRSVLESEAAIKKLTKDIDKRVDDHSYPKTAIGRQFALLARVLESQPKVVYLTIGGWDTHTGQVRRHQQLLSDLGSGLAALDRDIQAHNMQKNVLVMVQSEFGRRPAENGNGGTDHGTAAPVMLLGNVRGGLYGGSPALDSLVQGNLPMQVDFRSIYAEILNRWEGFSAATILDQDFAKIGFL; translated from the coding sequence ATGAATAGAAGAGATTTTCTCACCTTGATGTCTAGCACGGCGGCAATGGCGATCCTTGCTCCTAGTTGTACTAGTGCCGCCCAAAGTAGCGATCGCAAAACTCTTGTCGTTATTGAACTGGCAGGGGGCAACGATGGCTTAAATACGATCGTTCCTTACAATGATCCTAATTACCGCAAATTGCGTCCCACTATTGCGATCAAGGATGGGATTCCTATTTCTAATCAGGCAGCATTCCATCCCGCTCTCAAAGACTTAAAACCTGTTTTCGATAAAGGACGAATGGCGATCGTTCAGAATGTCAGCTATCCTAATCCTAATCTATCCCATTTCCGTTCTAAGGAAATTTGGCAAAGCGCCCATCCTCAAGGTGCATCGGATACAGGCTGGTTAGCGAGATATCTCAGCGATGTGCAAGCGAAAACCGCAGATGCCATCTTTCTTGGTGAAGAATATCCTCTAGCGCTCACAGGTGATGGCGATCGCTATTTGCAACTGTCTCCTCGCCTAGCCGTGCAGCAACGGGGCAAACTTGGCGAAGCAATGCGTGTGATTTATAACAATCCTCAAGGTTCAGAATTGGCAGAGCAAGTCCGTCGCTCCGTACTAGAGAGCGAAGCTGCTATAAAAAAACTGACTAAAGATATTGATAAACGGGTTGACGATCATAGCTATCCCAAAACAGCGATCGGTAGACAATTTGCACTGCTTGCTCGTGTTTTAGAGTCACAGCCCAAGGTGGTCTATCTCACCATCGGCGGATGGGATACACATACTGGACAGGTGCGCCGTCATCAACAGTTACTAAGTGACCTTGGCTCTGGACTCGCTGCCCTCGATCGCGATATTCAAGCGCATAATATGCAGAAAAATGTCTTAGTTATGGTGCAAAGTGAGTTTGGTCGTCGTCCTGCGGAAAATGGCAATGGTGGAACCGATCACGGCACGGCTGCCCCTGTGATGTTGTTGGGCAATGTTCGCGGTGGTCTCTATGGTGGTAGTCCTGCATTAGATAGTCTGGTGCAGGGGAATTTACCAATGCAAGTAGATTTCCGTAGTATTTACGCTGAGATTCTCAACCGTTGGGAAGGATTTAGCGCAGCGACTATTTTGGATCAAGATTTTGCAAAAATCGGTTTTTTATAA